The following are encoded in a window of Poecile atricapillus isolate bPoeAtr1 chromosome 3, bPoeAtr1.hap1, whole genome shotgun sequence genomic DNA:
- the LOC131577692 gene encoding acrosin-like gives MNWIGLLVLLTVAGLAHSMEYTCGGICGLRPMVYEYEYMAHDDDATRVVGGADAMPGAWPWIVSLKHPAIPGTRHLCGGSLITAEWVLTAAHCFDPIRKIGMVYLVIGATQLTKPGPGAQLRRIKKLVRHENYNKSDKSNDIALLELNKPVECNPYIQLACVADPTLRLSELQNCWVAGWGATTARAQESSDRLQEAMVQLIDVQLCNSSSWYAGKIHTHNLCAGYPEGNIDTCQGDSGGPLMCQEKNSDYFWIVGVTSWGKGCARAKLPGVYTSTQYFYDWILAQMGLSPFRSAF, from the exons ATGAACTGGATCGGCCTCCTCGTCCTGCTGACCGTGGCCGGGCTGGCCCACAGCATGGAGTACACCTGTGG AGGGATTTGTGGGCTCCGACCCATGGTGTATGAGTATGAGTACATGGCTCATGATGACGACGCGACACGCGTTGTGGGTGGTGCAGATGCCATGCCAGGGGCCTGGCCCTGGATTGTCAGCCTAAAGCATCCTGCAATACCAGGTACAAGACATCTGTGTGGAGGGTCTCTCATCACTGCAGAGTGGGTCCTCACAGCAGCCCACTGCTTTGACCCCATCAG GAAAATTGGCATGGTGTATCTGGTGATTGGGGCCACCCAATTGACTAAGCCAGGACCTGGAGCACAACTGCGCCGGATTAAGAAGTTAGTGCGTCATGAAAACTATAATAAAAGTGACAAAAGTAATGACATTGCCTTGCTGGAACTGAACAAGCCTGTTGAGTGCAACCCCTACATTCAGCTGGCCTGTGTGGCTGACCCCACCCTAAGATTGTCAGAGCTGCAGAACTGCTGGGTTGCTGGCTGGGGTGCCACCACTGCAAGAG CTCAAGAATCAAGTGATCGCCTGCAGGAGGCCATGGTCCAGCTCATTGATGTCCAGCtctgcaacagcagcagctggtatGCAGGGAAAATCCATACCCACAATTTGTGTGCTGGTTACCCAGAGGGAAACATTGACACCTGCCAG ggtgaTAGTGGTGGTCCTCTCATGTGCCAAGAGAAAAACAGTGACTACTTCTGGATTGTTGGAGTGACCAGCTGGGGAAAAGGCTGTGCCAGAGCAAAGCTGCCTGGAGTTTACACGTCCACTCAGTACTTCTATGACTGGATTCTGGCCCAGATGGGGCTGAGCCCATTTAGAAGTGCTTTCTGA